Proteins co-encoded in one Pseudomonadota bacterium genomic window:
- a CDS encoding thiolase family protein: MAFPLNVTVASAVRTAIGRGVKGSLKDTRPEDMAAAVLHEALARVKGLKPNDVQDVVLGCAMPEGAQGLNLARNVVFTAGWPDEVAAETINRFCSSGLQAIAHGAQSIQCGLLDVVVAGGVETMSMVPMTGHTTRLHPTLVDERPETYIAMGLTAERVAERFQVSREDQDRFAKRSQDNASKAIQASAFDAELVPLKARVFEAGRRGLRDFVADECPRPETTLEGLAKLKPAFKNKGTVTAGNSSPLSDGAAAAVLLSDQKASELGTRGLGRLRGFVVVGVPPDVMGIGPVPAIRALLAQTGLKLGDIDLFEINEAFAAQAAYCQRELGIGDERINVSGGAIALGHPLGCTGARLTATLLYGLKRLGGRYGIVSMCIGGGMGAAGLFEAER; encoded by the coding sequence ATGGCATTCCCGTTGAACGTGACCGTGGCAAGCGCCGTGCGAACAGCGATTGGGCGTGGCGTCAAAGGCAGTCTCAAGGATACGCGTCCGGAGGACATGGCAGCCGCGGTATTGCATGAGGCTCTCGCTCGCGTGAAGGGTTTGAAGCCCAACGACGTGCAAGACGTCGTGCTCGGCTGTGCCATGCCTGAAGGAGCCCAGGGCCTGAACCTGGCGCGCAACGTCGTCTTCACGGCCGGCTGGCCGGACGAGGTGGCCGCCGAAACCATCAACCGCTTCTGTTCGAGCGGCCTGCAAGCGATCGCACATGGAGCGCAGAGTATCCAATGCGGGCTGCTCGACGTCGTGGTCGCAGGCGGCGTGGAGACGATGTCCATGGTGCCCATGACGGGCCATACCACGCGCCTGCACCCCACACTGGTGGACGAGCGCCCCGAGACCTACATCGCCATGGGTCTGACAGCGGAACGCGTGGCCGAGCGTTTCCAGGTCAGTCGTGAGGACCAGGATCGCTTTGCGAAGCGTTCGCAAGACAACGCGAGCAAGGCAATCCAGGCAAGCGCATTCGACGCCGAGCTGGTCCCCCTAAAGGCGCGCGTATTCGAGGCCGGACGGCGGGGCCTGCGCGACTTTGTCGCCGACGAGTGTCCGCGCCCCGAGACCACGCTCGAGGGACTCGCCAAGCTGAAGCCCGCCTTCAAGAACAAGGGCACGGTGACCGCGGGCAACAGCTCGCCGCTGAGCGATGGGGCGGCAGCGGCGGTGCTGCTCTCGGACCAGAAGGCTTCGGAGCTGGGAACTCGGGGTCTGGGCAGACTACGTGGCTTCGTGGTCGTGGGCGTGCCGCCGGACGTGATGGGGATCGGCCCTGTGCCTGCGATTCGAGCGCTTCTCGCCCAGACGGGTCTGAAACTCGGCGACATCGACCTGTTCGAAATCAACGAGGCGTTCGCCGCCCAGGCCGCCTACTGCCAGCGCGAGCTGGGCATTGGCGACGAAAGAATCAACGTCAGCGGAGGTGCGATCGCCCTCGGGCACCCGCTGGGCTGCACGGGTGCCCGACTGACCGCAACGCTGCTTTATGGGCTGAAGCGGTTGGGTGGACGCTACGGCATCGTCTCCATGTGCATCGGCGGCGGCATGGGTGCGGCAGGCTTGTTCGAGGCCGAGCGCTAG
- a CDS encoding 3-hydroxyacyl-CoA dehydrogenase NAD-binding domain-containing protein: MRPSIERATVLGAGVMGSGIAAHLAGAGIRTLLLDIVLPATQGQAAADPGARTRVADQALAKALKARPALFYEPDAARLISTGNFDDHLEQMRDSDLVVEAVVENLQLKQALFERIMPFVKDDAILASNTSGLSIAAMSDGLPASVQPRFLVMHFFNPVRYMRLLELVTGPKTEPQVLERARSFGEFLGKGIVLGKDTPNFVANRIGIYNMMQALHLMKAGGYAIEEIDRFATAAGGRGGAGPFKTCDLVGLDTIVHVSTNCYDSLAGDEERDVFKVPDWVTDLVRQGRLGRKTGAGFYKKSGKEILVLDLDSGDYRPQRKVSYPSLDKTKNLEEARPRLQALTHADDRAGRFIWDSLSRNLCYAARRVGEIADDIVSIDRAMRWGFNAQLGPFETWDALGVAESVERLRRDGRAVPSWVSDMLAQGGTSFYSGDAATRTYFDVSTKSSKPLARDPRHLSIDVLKCDSSNVIKRNMGASLIDLGDGCLCLEVHTKMNSLDSTVFEMVDSAVEEAERNFEAIVMGNDGAAFGAGANLFVLMAGIQQKQWDQIERAVRQMQTSLQKLRYASVPVVAAPFQFTLAGAAELAMAADACQAHAETYMGLVEIGVGLVPAGTGCLRMVERFTGDVRNIEGVDLLPLIGTASLNLATARVATSAAEAKSLRFLRPDDGITLNRDHLLQHAKQRALGMARSGYRPQRPPQFRAAGVDVAKTLSARVWGMVEGAWASDHDALIANKLAHILCGGDVNAGALLPEQAWLDLECEAFLSLCGEEKTLARIQHMLMHNKPLRN; the protein is encoded by the coding sequence CCGGCGACCCAAGGACAGGCAGCAGCCGATCCCGGGGCGCGCACCAGGGTGGCCGACCAGGCGCTGGCCAAGGCGCTCAAAGCGCGGCCCGCGTTGTTTTACGAGCCGGATGCAGCGCGTCTCATCAGCACCGGCAACTTCGATGATCATCTCGAGCAGATGCGCGATAGCGACCTGGTGGTTGAAGCGGTCGTGGAGAATCTGCAGCTCAAGCAAGCGCTGTTCGAACGCATCATGCCGTTTGTCAAGGACGACGCGATCCTCGCCTCGAACACGAGCGGCTTGTCCATCGCCGCCATGAGCGACGGCCTGCCAGCCAGCGTGCAGCCCCGGTTCTTGGTGATGCACTTTTTCAACCCTGTGCGCTACATGCGTTTGCTCGAGCTGGTGACCGGGCCGAAGACCGAACCTCAGGTCTTGGAGCGCGCGCGCAGCTTCGGCGAGTTCCTCGGCAAGGGCATCGTCTTGGGCAAGGACACACCCAACTTCGTGGCCAACCGGATCGGCATCTACAACATGATGCAGGCCCTGCACCTGATGAAAGCCGGGGGCTATGCGATCGAAGAGATCGACCGTTTCGCCACGGCCGCCGGCGGGCGTGGTGGGGCCGGTCCGTTCAAGACGTGCGATCTCGTGGGCTTGGATACCATCGTTCACGTGTCGACCAACTGCTACGACTCGCTGGCCGGCGACGAGGAGCGCGATGTCTTCAAGGTGCCGGACTGGGTGACGGACTTGGTGCGGCAAGGACGACTGGGACGCAAGACCGGTGCGGGCTTCTACAAGAAATCCGGCAAGGAGATCCTGGTGCTCGATCTGGACTCGGGCGACTACCGGCCGCAGCGAAAAGTAAGCTATCCCTCACTGGACAAGACCAAGAACCTGGAGGAAGCGCGGCCGCGCCTGCAGGCGTTGACGCATGCCGACGATCGGGCCGGCCGGTTCATCTGGGACTCGCTGTCACGCAATCTATGCTACGCAGCGCGACGCGTCGGCGAGATCGCCGATGACATCGTGAGCATCGACCGAGCCATGCGATGGGGTTTCAATGCGCAGCTCGGGCCCTTCGAGACCTGGGACGCCCTGGGTGTGGCCGAGTCCGTGGAGCGCCTACGCCGGGACGGGCGCGCGGTCCCAAGCTGGGTCTCGGACATGCTGGCGCAAGGTGGCACGAGCTTTTACTCCGGCGACGCGGCCACGCGGACCTATTTCGACGTGAGCACCAAGAGCTCCAAGCCGCTGGCCCGCGACCCGAGGCACCTCAGCATCGATGTGCTCAAGTGCGACAGCTCCAACGTCATCAAGCGAAACATGGGCGCGTCCTTGATCGATCTGGGTGACGGCTGCCTATGCCTCGAGGTGCACACCAAGATGAACAGCCTCGACTCCACGGTGTTCGAGATGGTCGACAGCGCGGTGGAGGAAGCCGAGCGCAACTTTGAAGCCATCGTGATGGGCAACGATGGAGCGGCGTTCGGCGCAGGCGCGAATCTGTTCGTGCTCATGGCGGGCATTCAACAAAAACAGTGGGATCAGATCGAACGGGCCGTGCGCCAAATGCAGACCAGCCTGCAGAAGCTGCGCTATGCCAGCGTTCCGGTGGTGGCCGCGCCGTTTCAGTTCACGCTTGCAGGCGCTGCGGAGCTCGCGATGGCTGCGGACGCGTGCCAGGCACACGCAGAAACCTACATGGGACTGGTGGAAATCGGCGTTGGTCTGGTACCCGCAGGCACCGGCTGCTTGCGCATGGTCGAGCGTTTCACCGGCGACGTACGCAACATCGAGGGCGTCGATCTGCTCCCCTTGATCGGCACGGCGTCGCTGAATCTCGCCACCGCCAGGGTTGCCACGAGCGCAGCGGAAGCCAAATCGCTCAGGTTTCTGAGACCCGACGACGGCATCACGCTCAACCGCGACCATCTGCTGCAGCACGCCAAGCAGCGAGCTCTAGGCATGGCACGCTCGGGTTATCGCCCGCAACGACCGCCGCAGTTCCGGGCCGCGGGCGTGGATGTAGCGAAGACCCTGAGCGCGCGTGTGTGGGGCATGGTGGAAGGCGCCTGGGCGAGCGACCACGACGCACTGATCGCGAACAAGCTCGCGCACATCCTGTGCGGCGGCGACGTAAACGCCGGGGCTTTGCTGCCCGAGCAAGCCTGGCTCGATCTCGAATGCGAAGCGTTCCTATCCCTGTGCGGAGAAGAAAAGACCCTGGCTCGTATCCAGCACATGCTGATGCATAACAAGCCCCTGCGAAATTAG